caggagagagagaaccGACATCTTACAAAACAGATCTTAAAGTGATTCCATGACAGGAttccatttctgtttctaaatttTTAGATATGACAAAGTACCCATATATATGATAAACACATTAAACCAGATAaaagttttctcttaaaaaacCTGTTGTGTTtttgaataataataaacagaTCCACCAAATGTGGGAGAAGAACCCCAAACAGTGAGGGGGGAAAGCCACATTGCGCAACCTTCACAAGCACTTACGCCAGAGTTCACCCTTCACgtttctcttctttcccaaaTGTTGTGTCAAGATTAGAGCTAAGAGTCGGCTTAAGAAGAGCAGAAAGATGGAAATTTACCATAGGGTGATGAGTTttaagaaagaagggagaagggcTTTGAGAGGAATAGGCTGTGAAAATCTAGCTTGAATAGCAGAAttactttgtttctctttggCAACAACACCACCACCATTTTTTAGTAAAACGAAGCCAAAGCTTTCCCAACAAGATAACAGAGGTAACACAAAATTCATTAGTATGGATACTGTGTGTGAGAGAGCGAGACAGAGGGACCCATGAATAATATAAATTAGAAGTAATCAAAgatggggaaagaaaaatcttacaAAATTTAAGAACACGTTCATTGACAGAATAAAACGCAGCAGGTAAAACCGTGTATCTTAAAAATACAGCAACTAAAGTGAGCATCTTTAGAAAAAGGCCACTATGTGGTGACATGGGCAGGTTTGCCAGTAGGTACATCTTGTAAAAAGTGTGTTGGTGTTAGAAATACCTAGTTGCAAAAGTAGACGTACAGAGTGAAGCTGGCAGGGCAGCGTGTGCGGGGGGTGCCCGCCCAGGGGGGCCCTGGCTCAGGTGGCCTGGTCCAGGGCTCTGAGGAGGTCCCCTCCTTGCAGGAGCGTGGAGCTTCCTGGCACAGGAACATTCACCTCACAGTCATATCTGGTCAATTCGGGCAGCAGGTAGGGCTCAAAGGAGGGCCCAAGCAGCCGACTTGCCATGCCTGAAAGAATGATTGGTACTGTGTTTTTAAAGCTCTTGTCAAACATTCTAAAAAGGGTCTCTTCCCTAAGAGGGCTTCTGCTGTGTTTTCCCCAAACCATGGATTACATTCATGTCAAATAGCAACCCTTGGGGGCTGGTGATTAGGATCTGTGACAATGGGAATAGACTCGGGCAGCCCAGGGGAGAAGGGTGGCCACCCCGTGGCAGTACGTTCTCTGTGCATGTCCTCAGTTCTGCTCCTGCCTGAAGGCAGTGAATGAGGCAGTAGGCAAGATGGTGCTATGAaacactgagcagaaggcatgggCCTGGGGACTCTTACGCCCCAAGAGCCCCAGCTGTGCCTTCTAAAACCCTGGGGCCAGGCAGCATCCGCCCCTGCTGTACTATTTCTGGGACAGGTAGCTGCCCTCCAGGGCATCTGTCTTGTCCCCGTACAGAGCTGAGCCCTGCTACTGGCTGGTTCCAGGTCCCAAACGCACTCACCTGACACCTTGGGAGTGGACGGCAGGCTGTAGTCCTGGTACGGAGGGGCGTAGCACTGCGGGGGGAACCCACTCTTGGCATTCTCCCCTGGGTTCATGGCAGACGGTGGCAGTGGCAGGTGTCTCAGAGGCTGTCCGAGGCCCCTCATGGGATTTTGGGTGAACTCATCTGAAAGACCAATGGCAGCAAGTGAGGACAGTGCCAGGCCCAGGCAGGGGAGAGACTGCAAGGCCCCCAGAAGCCTCCTTCCTTCACAAAAGGTGCCCAGAACTAGACCCAGCTCCTGTGGCCCCAGTGCCCAAAACGTCCTGAGTCTCTCACCCAGGCCTAGTGGAaggggctggggccgggggaCGGGTACGCGGGACACCACCTTATCCCTTGGAGGCTCAGACAGGCAGGGGTGAGACTGCGGAGGGACCCAGAGCACCCCTGCCAGTGCCGTCCCCGCAGCCCCCAGGAGGCTCGGACCCGCTGCTTACCGTTGGGGAGGTTTGCATTCAGCAGTTTGTCGGGCATCAGAGGGCAGTTCCCGTTGGCCCTGAGGCTCTTCAACCTTTTCCACACCTGATGGGAAGTGCTGCTGCCTGACAGATCCCCctggaggcagaagggagaaggCCAGAGACGCAGGTCCTCAGACAGGGTCGGTGGGGAGGGTGGGCCTGCGAGGGGCCTGGGGTCATACCCACACCCCTTCCTGCTGCCCCTGGCAGGCTCTCTGggcccccacagcccctgggagAGGACCTCTGTCCTCACTGTCTCCACAACCCTGGGCTGTGGAGGGAGTCCAGACGCTACCAGGCAGGGGACTCACCCCACTCATGTCTTGGAAGGCTTGCTCCTCATACTCTCGCTGTCGCTTCAGCTTCAGCTTGTTGGCCAGGGCCACCATGGCTGGGCTCATCACATCTGGACCTTGGGGGCCAAAGCCCTTTGCAGACCTGCCAATGCCAAGAGAAAGAGCCATGAAGGAGTTGGAAGCCCCACATCCCCATGTTCTCTGCGCCGTCAGAGGGCCCTTCCAGACTTGCCCGTGTTGGCTCTGAGATGCAAAGGGCAGAGTCCCAGAGGAGGGGCCGCAGGCTCCAGATGCTGAGGGTTCCGGTCACCTGTACCTCCCTCCACAGCTGCCTGCTGGCCCTGTGCATCCGGGCAGCCCTCCATTGTGGCTGCACAGTGGGCGACATTGGTCTTGAAGACCTCTGTCTTCTGCCCTGTCTCTCCCCTGTAGTTCCTGGACTGCTCCCCGGGGAGGATGGGCAAGCGCCCCCTGAAGCAGAACCTTGGAGCCCTGAGCACAAGAAGTCCCAGATCAACCACCGTGACTTGGCCCGGTGAGTGCCCCCCTGGTTGACACGGGCCTTGCTGGGGagatgggaagagaagggaggaacCAGGGACAGCTgcgaggcagaggagaagcaaggGCATCTTTTATGCTTTTCTCAACCAGGGTTCCAACAGAGCAGCAGGAGTCCTTCAGACGCCCGTGTGCATCTGTGACTCGGCTGTGGAGCCCTGGTCTGGAGGGGGCACGGTGCCATTCAAGTCCCTTAGCAGGCACCTTCTCTCTGCCGCGGCCCAGACACAAATGTGTTCTGCTCATGGCCTCACCTACCTTGGGGTGAGCacaggggaggagcaggaagCCTTTCTGGGGCCCCAGAGCTCCAACCCATCCCCTGCTGTGGGAGCTTCCGCTGGTGCAGCAAGGGTCTGGGCCACTCACCTTTTCTTGAACATGGAGAGATGCGGTAAGGTGATGGGGGCACCCAACGGTGATGACCCCAAGGACTCCGTGTGCTGATCTGTGGCAGGCCACTTCGTGGGCCCAAAATGTAATGGCGGGTCAGGGGGCCACTGGGTGTTGGATCTGCCACCCATGGAGGAGAGAGGGGTGCTGGTTTGGCCACAGCACGGTGGCAGCGACCCCTTACTCCCACCATCAAAGAAGATGGAGGACATGGGCTGGTGCTTAGGCTCGATCTTCTTGCTTCCCAGCTGCTGCTGATACTTGTCCAGGAGGAAGGGACTGTGGGAGGCCATGGGCGCCAACGGCTGGAAGATGTTAGTCATGGTGCTGAAGCAGTGCTGGGGGGTGGCCTGCGGCTTCTCCGGCAGCAGCCTCTCCTCGGGGTAGATGGGACTGAGCTGGAAGTCTTCACCGTCCATGGGGATATAGGGGGCCAGGGTCTCCAAGTCCAGCTCACTGAAGTCCGTCTGAGGACAAGGCAGAGGTGAAGGTGTGGGGAGGCAGGCATAGCCTTGAGAACGCTGTTCTCTTGTCCTGCCCTCGTGGCCCTGCCTGTGCCCTCCCACTCCTGCACTGCTTCCCTGCAGCAGTGTCCCTCCCTTGCTCTAGCACCGCCTTTGATCCCTGTGGCCCAGCACCCAAAAACTCAGATTCGTCTACTTGCTGTGCAGGGCTCCTGGCCTGGGACACTAGCCTTTCCAGGGGTTCACGCCCCGAATCGCCATGCTCCGCTCAGTGGTGCCTACACATTCCCCACGGGTGACCCTGCCTCCTCCCACCTGAAATGACCTCCTCTCTACCCCACTTCTCCCCTATAGCCCCAGTGAGACCGCCTGTGAAGCCCACGGTGTATCCAGTGGCCCCTGGGGAGGCGGGAACAGTTCGGTCCTCCTTTTCCTCCCGTCCCATccctgtttttgtaatttttcagaAACACCAGTCCCTTTCAAGAACACTGCCTCTGTACATGCCTGAAAAGTGGTGTGTAAGTGAAAAATCTGTCCGTCCTCTAtcctttaaaatgcatttaaaataaaagttattatttcAGAATCCTAAGATGAATGTGTTTGTGAGGAGAGTAAATGTTCCTTATTTATAAACCTCTCACAATTCCTATCTACTCTTTAAACTTAAGGCTTCTTTAAGAAAGGAGCAGGGGTAATTTGCTTTCTGGGGCAGAGGAAATCCGGCCTCAGTAGAGACTGCACAAGCTGGACTGGGCCTGGGGAGAAGGCTCCACTTCCCATTTAAGACCAGGGCCTTGGCCAAgcaccacccctccacccccctcagGCTCTGCAGGGAATGTCGTGGCTCTAAGAATGGGTGTGAGCTGGCATAGCCCATCTACCTGGGAGCTGCCCTGGTCCTTTGCCTCTGTATCCATGGTGAAGAGCTTCTCGATGACTTCAATCTTCAGGTCATCACTCAGGGATGTGTAATAGTCTCCTGGGCTGCTGGGCTAGGGGCCAGGAAGGAGAGTGACCAAGTCAAGAGGAGGGCACTGGTCTCCCCAGAAGTCCAAGGTGAAAGGGGCGTTTCTAGACTCACAGAGTCCGCTCCAGCCCCTGGAACAAGTATGTGGAGGGGGACCCCTCCTTACAAGAAGGCCGTGGCCAGCGGGGCTCTAAAAACTATGccactctctgcccctgcccagcgACTGAGCGAGGGGCTCAGAGCTGTATGCCACTCAGCCCCATCTTCAGGAAACTTAGCATTTACATGGGGGTGCACACAGTAAGAGCCAACAGCTGGAGCAGTGGGCAGGCAAggggccccccaccccaggggaccCCAGGATAACTTGAGGGCCATGTAGGCAGTATTCCTATCCAGGCCATCTGCTTGGCCATCCTGCAGCAGCCAAAAGGAGCAGCCCACCCTTTCCGTGTCCTCACCCCAAGGCAGGGTGCTCACCGTggagcagctgctgctgctggtggcaCTCGGGGTGGCGCTCCCGGAGGCTGCCACTTGTGGCACGGTGAAGGCGGGCAGGCTCCCGGCCTCGCTCTGGGTGCTGTGGCTCCTTGGCTCTCTGGGCCACGGCTGGCCGGGGGGCAGGAGGGTGTTGCTGTAGGATGAGGAGCCCTGGAAGCTCTGGCTCTCTGTGGAGATAAGGTCCTGGCTGGTTACCACCTGCAACTCCTGGGCTTACCCCGGGGTAGCGAAAGCCCAGAGGGTGTACGGAAGGTCCTAGGAGGGTTTGAAAGCGTGCCTGGGGCTAGGCGCTCGGTCTCCAAGGCCCCGCTGCAACTCCGGGCTGAGAAGCAAGTCTCCCTTGGAAGGGAACACCCTCCTGGGTGTTCCTCATCAGGGTCTACAGGTCCTAGGACTCACTTCCTTGACAAGGGGCCAGGAATATCCATGAGGAGGAGGTTGTAAGAGGGAAACAGGCCAGTTTGCCTCAGTATTGCCACATCCCAGGGCCGCTGcgagacttcttgtcccggggcTGTTGCCCTTTATAGTTTCTGAGGTTGCAATCCCCATGTGGCCTCTCCAGAGCTTCTAGAGGGGCCAAGTCACCATAcggtgagcagggggaggggcttctAGCCCTGGGATGGGCACAggagggtgggggacagaggtaGGGGTCACAGCCTGGGAGCAAGGGGCTTCCCAGGTGCACATGTAAAGTGTTTCCAGCATGGGAGGGGAACAGGGCTGAAAACTGCCTGGACATGCCAACatttacgtttttttttttagagagagtgcatgcacaggATGGGGGTAGGAGCAGATGGCAAGGGAGGGAGACTCTCCCCCAGACTCCACACCTGcccagcagtgagcctgatgcggggcttgatctcaccaccctgagatcatgatctgagccaaaatcaagagtggaatgcttcaccaactgagccacccaggcgccctgtggagAGGcccacattattttaaaaaatagtggatATGAGGGCATCTTTTCTCCCTCCACATTTCTGGAATGATTTCTCCTCCTATTTCAGCCTGGCCCTCTACCTAAGCGGCACTCTGTCCTTCAAGGCCTAGGGGGACATCTGCCCTCTCCATGCAAACACAGCAGCGGCCTCTGACCATCTCTCTCGCTGCCCCGTCCCTTATGTCAGACTCCCCCCGCCTCTGCTGGACAGCCCATGGCTCAGTCCCCACAAACCCCGCCAAGGCAGCATTTTGCAAAGTCCAAAGCAGGACCCTCTCACTCCGTGCCAGACCTGCACATTGCTCTTCggcactcagcacagaatctggcTACCAACAGAGGAATCACagggccggggagggggcaggggttgAGGAAACACTGAAGCCGGGGAGGCCGGTTACAGTAAGGAGAGAGGGTTCATCAGGCCCCTGTTTGGCTAGGAAGCACCCACCGAAATCCAGAGAAACGATGACATCTCCTGCAGTGGGCGCCAGCTGGGCCAGCTCCTCGGGCTCCTCCTTCAGCTTGGTGAACAGGCAGTTACTCTTGTCGGACACTGCCACCTCCCCGCTGCTGTCAAAGATGCTGTTCATGGCCATCAGGTGCGGCTTGAACAGGGATTCTGTCTGGTCCATGGAGAACACCACGTCATTCTTCTCGATCTCACTGATGGGACAAGAAGTGTCTCAGACCTTCCACGTTTTCTAGCAAAAGCCTTTTATATCCCCAGACATACAGAAAAGCAGACAGCTAACCCTCTTGGCTGAAAACACAGGTATGGACACGGTGCTAGGGTTTTGTAAGGCCCCGCGCGGTGAAGTTTGGAGTCATGGGGGCAGCAACCCCAAGCCTGCCCTCGGGACAGGGATGGCTCTGGGATGCTCTTTGATTACCGGGCAAGTGCTGCATTGCGTACATGGGGGGTGAGGCCTTCGGGTTTGTTTTACTCTAGCAGGGACCATCTCCAGCTTTCTCCCCAGGCACTAGGGAATGAAGCTGTTGCTCAGGATTTCTGGGAGAAGATGCAATCTCTTTCCTTGTTCCCCATTCAAAAAATACTAAGTGACAACTATGTATGCCTCTCCACGTGGGTCAGAGGCATGACACAGATGACAGATGGggggagaccaaaaaaaaaaaggtcaccaGGAAGGGCCACCCCAGGTGTCCTACAGTCCCCGAAACAGCCATGAAAATCCTCTGGGTCCCAAGGATTGGCACAGAGAGCTCGCAGAAGCAGTGCCCGGGGTCGgggaggtatgtgtcctctagaCCTGCTGCCCTCGGTCTGGGGAGCTCAGGCGCCCCGCACAGCCTGCCCCATGGCCCTCACGTGCTCACCTCAGGACATAGTTCACACACATGATGCACTGGGGCTGCAGGTTCCGAGGGTTGTAGATGACTgtcccctgggtctccagccaCACATAGCCCCCGTGCTTCGCAAGCATCCGGTATTGGCCACTCACCACCTGCCCTTTGGTGCACACTAGGGGAGGAGAAACAGAGCCCGAGGTCAGGGAGTCTGGGGAGCTCACAGGGAGGGTAGTCTACGGGGAAACAGACAAGACTGCGCACTGAGACACAATCCTCTTCTAGATTATTCTAAACACTCATTTAACACTTGCTGTAGGAAAGCACTGGGATGGTGTCCCACATAGCCCAGTCCAGAAGGCTTCATCTACTCCCATGAAGCAGGAATTAATACATCTCTTTAAAGTCTACCAATGTTAGAATTTCTGGTAGTTTTCTGAACGGTCCATCTACTTTCATTCCTTGGGAATTCATTCTTCAGAATCCTAGCTCCGAGCTCCTCTGATCACAGAGAATGAGAAGAGGCATGATAAAGGTGTTAGAAAATCTTGCTAGCATGGGGGCTCTGGGGAAGGAACAATCCCTCTTagttttggtttcctcatctgcaaagtgagaTGCTGACAAAAAGAACAGTGACGACGAGAACAGCGTTCCTAGTGAGCCAGCGTGGAGCAGCTGTTCATGCCGAGGACCGGGTCCGCCCGGCTGGCGGATCCTGTGCAGACCCGTTGATGGAATGTCCTGGACAACGGCCACAGAGGAAAAGCCCCCTCTTCTCCGGGGCCGTAGAGAACGTTGTGAGGAGTCCCCCGGGAGAGTATCCAGACTCTTGGTAAACACAGATTTGCACTCCGTTCTCCTGGTGGGTGCAGGGGCCACCTCCCTGTTCACTAGGCTTGGGAGGCTGAGGATGGCTGCTTGGTTCCTACTGATGCTGCTTGTGGCCCTTTATGTTTTTCGGGGCACGTTTTACCCACTTCAATAATGGAACAAGCACCGAGGTGCTCGAGTAGTAACTTACTTGTGTGCAGTGCTTTGTTTGACATTGTCTCAAGATGAGCTCACTGCTGCAAAGCAGTTACAACTGCCTGGCACCTAAGTCGTCCGTAAGGATCAGCGTCCCCAACAGCTCGTGTAATTCCCAATGACACCATGAGGGGTGTCTCGGGATACCTGTTTTTCctctgaagaaactgaggtgGGGAACTCCACGGTCATTTGCTGAAAGGGCCCCTCAGTGGAAACAGTAGACGGGCTCACAGTCTACATGTCAGACTCCCGACCTAAGCTTTCgtgctttggttttccttttaaaaatcaacttcaggggtgcctgggtggctcagtgggttaagcctctgccttcagctcaggtcatgatctcagggtcctgggatcaagccccatatagggctctctgctcagtagggagcctgcttccctctctctctctctgcctgcctctctgcctacttgtgatctctctgtcaaataaataagtaaaatcttttaaaaaaatcaacttcagtGAGGTTTAGTTtaccttcaatttaaaaatgcaacCACTTGAGGTGCATAGTCCAGTGTGTTCTGACAAAGTGCGTGGGACTGTCACCACAATCCAAGGTAAACCACTGGGCCCTCAGCCCGCCACCTCCGAATTCCTTAGGCCTCCTGCTGCTCCATCCTCATGGCCACCCCTGGTCCCAGGCTCCCCCTGATCTGTTGTCTGCCACTATATGGCGCTCTTCTCTCCATCTGCATGTAAGTGGCCTCATACAAGagtatgtactcttttgtgtctggcttcttttcacTCAGCATGTGTTCCAGATTCCTCGGGGTGCTGCCAGGACTCGGGCTttgctcctttttattgctgagctgTGTTCCACTGTATGGAGGTACCATAattggtttatccattcacctgtagATGGATGTTtaagttgttttcagtttttttggttattgtgaataccgctgctataaacactggtgTACACATCTTTGTATGGACACATATGGTGGGTGCAGCTAGGGGGACAATGACCAGGTCAGTGGCTAAGTACATGCTTCCTTTGTGAGAAGCTGCCACATGCTTTTCCAAAGTGGCACATCACCCTAGTCTAGTCTTTTGGACCATAATTCTGGGCCACAGAGAGGATAGATACCGCCGCCTTTGGACAAAAAGGAATAAGCTCAGGGGGACTGTGATCTGCTTAACACGACGTAGGACAACGGAGCAGGAGAACAGCACTTCCGGCCCCTCACTCTCTGGCTACGACCCCCACGCCGCCATTCACTGGGAAGCCTCCACTTGCTGTGGCTGTGGTCCTGCATCGTCGTGGGCTCCTGGGCCACTTCTGTCCTCCCCAGggcccctcaggtgccccactgagGCTCCCTTCCTGCAGAGAAACGATTCTTGCACAATTTCAAGTGCCTGGAGTTAACTTATTTAGACGGATCTTAATGCAGACAGAGTTCAGGGCTCCTATTCTTTTTGATTATGCAGTGCAGCGAGCAAAGGTCTTAACTGCATTTCTAGTGATTGCAGGCGAGGACCTGCTCTGCCAGCACAGTATAATTACACCTGCTTTCTACCCATCTGTTCATTAACGCCAGCCTTGGTGAGGGGCCTGCTCCTTGGGAGATAGGCCGTTTATAGCCTTTAATCTTGTTTTCCTAAGAGCACATAATGTCCTcacacaacaaagagaaaaccccCCCCACAGCCCCTACCACTAACAGTAACGACGTATAAATTACTAATCCATTTGGAAATGATGGCTTTCAATTATCTAAATCTGGTTTGAGGACAGAGCTTCCCCAGTCATTTCAACAGTAAACGTTCACAGGCTAAAACACACATTCACGCGGAAACTCAGGATGCTGGTGTATAAACCTGACCCAGCCTCCAACTATCCCGCCACAGTAGTGTGACTCTCTGGTACGACTTTATTTGCACAAacccaaccacacacacacacacacacacacacacacacacacacgggcggAGAGACAGAAATAGATGCTTTCTGTTTTAGCTGTCAGTAATCCAATTTCCAAGCCACACAGACTTCCCCTTGCTGGATTTGGGTTTGCTGGCTGGGCGTGGGGCCGCGGAGCTCTGGGCAGCTTTACGTGGCTCCATCAGGGGAAAAAGGGAGTCTGATTTCTTTTGGGGTTGTGAATTACCTTTAAGTGTGCCTAATACTTCAATGTACGGATTCAATAAAAAGCACCATATTTCCACCAGAGTCAGCACGAAACTGGCAAGACCAATTTTTATCCCAGCTCTGTTTTAAgggtcaaagattttttttaagaagaaagagagaatactTTTTCTTTGCCCAGGGAGAAGTCATCATTTTTGTTCCTTCTGAGAGCAGTGCCTCAGCTCTTCTATCCCCAAAGACAAAGTATAATACTGTCCTCCAGGAATTCCCAGAAACTTTTACTATTGTCCCCTGCTTTGACTTCACCCTGGGCTGAGAAAAAAAGCTGGACGTTTCCCATTTCACACGTAAAGGAGGAAAGACCCAGaaagccaggccctggggaatCTGTGGGTCAGCTGGGGCAGAGCCCTGGTCCCGGAGTCACAGGTTGGGATGACTTTGGGAGCGAGAATCACCGTGTAACAGAAAAGCATGGGGAATCCCAGCATGAAGGCTGGAACCACATCCTACAATTTCAAAGCTGGGAGAGGCTCGGGCTGGGTCACGTCCACGGGCACACAAAGCTGCCTTCACCTCCCCCGTCCATTCTCTGGGTCCCTGCATGGGGCTGAATCTAGGCTGGTGGCTTGGTTGGGTTTTGGCCAGACAGCATAGTGAAAAACTTCTCTGAGATATCATAAGGGGCTGTCTTGTACTTTCAGCTCAAACCCCAAAGCCACGAGGAAAAAGCAGAGAGACCAATTAGAAAGAGAAGATCTCACACCATCAGAGGACAGGAACTGTGCTCACATACAGTTTATGGGATTGCtgatctgtgggctgctctgaACTCAGCTGTCCTAACCTTAGCACAGACGGTGGATTGAGAAACTATGGACAAACAGAAGCATCTCCATCTTCTCCCTTGCCACCCCAAGCCTCAGCTAATCCCGGGGGCCCAGGACCCGCAGGGCCACCGGCAAGCTTGTTAGACTTACCTTACCCATTTTTAATCCACCTAGAATCTTCTCAGCACCTCTGTCGGCACTGATTTTGAAGCATGCTTTCCCAAATAGGAGTGCTGCCTTGGGTTTATCACTGACTTAGTGTGTGCATTTTATCAAACACTATGCTAGATATTGAGGCTAAAAAGATGAGCCACCTGTTCCCACAGAGCCGAcaaccttcctttttctttcgtTGGGGAGAAATCCTATATGTCTATGTCCCTCAGTGGGCTGAGTATAGTGGAATCGACCCAGAGTCCTTTGCATGTTGACGGGCTGCATGGATTCAAGGAGACTATCTTGGATCGCCTGTGAACAGGAAGGCTGCACTGGGAATATGGCCAAGTGAAGGCACTAGAGTTGCCCTGTCCCATGGGGTAGCCACGGTCAAGTCTGGTGActgaaatttaagtaaaattaaaattttcaacatTCAGTTCCTTGGGTGCACTAGACACTTCACACTG
This genomic interval from Mustela lutreola isolate mMusLut2 chromosome 9, mMusLut2.pri, whole genome shotgun sequence contains the following:
- the EPAS1 gene encoding endothelial PAS domain-containing protein 1; amino-acid sequence: MTADKEKKRSSSERRKEKSRDAARCRRSKETEVFYELAHELPLPHSVSSHLDKASIMRLAISFLRTHKLLSSVCSESESEPEANQQMDNLYLKALEGFIAVVTQDGDMIFLSENISKFMGLTQVELTGHSIFDFTHPCDHEEIRENLSLKSGSGFGKKSKDTSTERDFFMRMKCTVTSRGRTVNLKSATWKVLHCTGQVKVYSSCPPHGGLCSYKEPLLSCLILMCEPIQHPSHMDIPLDSKTFLSRHSMDMKFTYCDDRITELVGYHPEELLGRSAYEFYHALDSENMTKSHQNLCTKGQVVSGQYRMLAKHGGYVWLETQGTVIYNPRNLQPQCIMCVNYVLSEIEKNDVVFSMDQTESLFKPHLMAMNSIFDSSGEVAVSDKSNCLFTKLKEEPEELAQLAPTAGDVIVSLDFESQSFQGSSSYSNTLLPPGQPWPREPRSHSTQSEAGSLPAFTVPQVAASGSATPSATSSSSCSTPSSPGDYYTSLSDDLKIEVIEKLFTMDTEAKDQGSSQTDFSELDLETLAPYIPMDGEDFQLSPIYPEERLLPEKPQATPQHCFSTMTNIFQPLAPMASHSPFLLDKYQQQLGSKKIEPKHQPMSSIFFDGGSKGSLPPCCGQTSTPLSSMGGRSNTQWPPDPPLHFGPTKWPATDQHTESLGSSPLGAPITLPHLSMFKKRSAKGFGPQGPDVMSPAMVALANKLKLKRQREYEEQAFQDMSGGDLSGSSTSHQVWKRLKSLRANGNCPLMPDKLLNANLPNDEFTQNPMRGLGQPLRHLPLPPSAMNPGENAKSGFPPQCYAPPYQDYSLPSTPKVSGMASRLLGPSFEPYLLPELTRYDCEVNVPVPGSSTLLQGGDLLRALDQAT